The genomic interval GTTCGCCGCCGGCCGCGAGCATCCGGTCGAGGACGGCCCGGGCGGTGGCCGTGACATCGGCGCCGATCACCGCCACATCGCCGTCGACGAGACCCAGGACGTCCCCGGCCTGGCAGATGCCGGCCATGGTCCAGGACTGGCGTTCGGCGACGGCGACCTCGGCGTAGCGGGTCGCGCCCGCCGCCGAGGTCATCGAGACGACGTCCTCGTCGAAGCGCCGCTCCGGCTCGTGCACGGCGAGCGCCGCGATCCCCTGGACCGCGGAGCGCGTCGGGATCAGCGCGACCCGGATGCCCTCGGCCCGGGCCTGCTCGGCGGCAGCCGCGGCGGTGTGCCGCAGCTCCGCGTCATTGGGCAGCAGCACGACCTCACGCGCGTGTGCCCGCCGTACGGCCGCGACCAACTCCCCACTGGCGGGCGGCTCCCCGGGGCGCGCGAGCACGGTGGTCGCGCCTGCCTCTCCGTAGAGCCCGGCCAGACCCTCCCCAGGGACCACGGCGACGACGGCCCGCTGCGCGCGCTCCCTGGGCGGCCGTTCGGCACCGGTGGTGTGGACGTCACCGAGCCCGAAGTGCGTGATCCGGATCCGGTACGGCCGTCCGGCCTCGACGCCCGCCTCCACGGCGGCACCCGCGTCGTCCACGTGCACGTGGACGTTCCACAGGCCGTCGCCGCCGACCACGACGAGCGAGTCACCGAGGGCGTCCAGCCGCTGCCGCAGCCGCGTCACGGCGGAGTCGTCGGCCTCCAGGAGGTAGATCACCTCGAAGGCGGGGCCACCGCCCTCGCAAGGGGTGACTTCGGAAGCACCTGAATCCAGAACGGCCTCCACGCGTGCGTGCGCCTCCAGAACCGTGAAGACCGGGACCTCTCCCGTGAACGTCTCCACCAGCGCGGCCAGCACCGCCACCAGCCCCCGCCCGCCCGCGTCCACGACTCCCGCGCGCTCCAGGACGGCAAGCTGCCCCGGGGTCGCGGCCAGCGCCGCGCACGCTCCCCCGTAGGCGGCCCGTGCCACGGCCCCGCAGTCGCCGTCGGTGCCGTCGGCCGCGTCCGCCGCGGCCGAGGCGACCGAGAGGACGGTGCCCTCGACGGGGTGGGCCACCGCGTGCCGGGCGGAGTCGGCCGCGCGGCGCAGGGCGAACCGTAGGCCCTCTCCGTCCGTGTGAGCCGTCTCACCGTCGGCGGCGAGGACCTGGGCCATGCCCCGGAGCAGCTGCGCGAGGATCGTCCCGGAGTTGCCGCGCGCCCCTATGAGCGCCCCGTGGGCCATCGCGCGGGCGGCGTCGGCCAGCGGCGGTTTCCGCTCGGTCAGGGTGCCGTGTCCGTCGAATACCGCCTCGACCGCGGTGACGGCGGACTCCATGGTCAGGTACAGGTTGGTGCCGGTGTCCCCGTCGGCCACCGGGTACACGTTGATCGCGTCGATCTCCTCGCGCGCACGCCCCAGCGCCCGCAGCGCGAGACCGCACCAGGTGCGCACCGCGAGAGCATCGAAGAATGTCTGCGGCACCTGCGGCACCTGCGCCTCCTTGAGCTGCTGGACTGGCAACGCAGCGTAGACCCCGGAACGGCCCGGGCCCGAGGAGGGCCGGAGCGGGCCCCCGACCAGGCATGGTAGTTTCGTTGTACCGGCGCGGTCGTTGTATGCTGCTCCGGTTGCCCGATCCCGATCGGGCCATCCCCCCTGGCAGTGCCACTTCCAGATCCTACGATCTCGATCCCGGCATGCCGGGATCATCCGTAAGTGCATCTGTGCATCTGAAGTCTTTGGAGTGACCCGTGGCTGCCAACTGCGACGTCTGCGGCAAGGGGCCGGGCTTCGGCAACAACATCTCGCACTCGCACCGCCGTACGTCCCGTCGCTGGAACCCGAACATCCAGCGCGTCCGTACCGTGGTCAGTGGGACGCCGAAGCGCGTGAACGCTTGCACCTCGTGCATCAAGGCCGGCAAGGTCTCGCGCTGACGTACTGCTAGCGCGCGGCCACTGCTGGTTCGCTGCATCGAGCCGGTCCACCTCGTGTGGGCCGGCTTTTTGCCATGCCCTCTCAGAAGAAGCGCACTTCAGGAAAGCTCACGCCGCAGCGCCCACCCATGATCCACCGGCCCGATCCCCCCACCGAGCGCGAACCCCGCCGCGATCGCCCCCGTGACATACGCCTTCGCCGCCGTCACCGCCTCCGGCACCGACTCTCCCTTGGCGAGCTGTGACGCGATCGCCGAGGCGAGCGTGCAGCCGGTCCCATGGGTGTGCCGGTTGTCGTGCCGAGGCACCCGCAGCCAGTGCTCCTCAGCACCGTCGGTGAGCAGATCCACGGCGTCACCCGGCAGATGACCACCTTTGATCAACACCCAACGCGGCCCGTACGACAGCACGGCCGCCGCCGCCTCCCGCAACTGCCCCTCCGACTCGACCCGTACGCCGGTGAGTTGCGCCACTTCGTCCAGATTCGGCGTGGCCACGGTCGCCACCGGCAACAGCTTCGTCCGTACGGCGTCCAGCGCGGAGGCCGCCAGCAGCGAGTCCCCGTGCTTCGAGATGCCGACCGGGTCGACGACCGTAGGGACGTCCGTATCGCCGATCAACCCCGCGACCGTCTCGACGAGTTCGGCCGACGCGAGCATCCCGGTCTTCACGGCCTGTACGCCGATGTCGTCGACGACGCTGCGGTACTGGGCGCGCACCGCCTCCGCCGGAAGTTCCCAAGCGCCCTGCACGCCGAGGGAGTTCTGCGCGGTGACCGCCGTGACGACGCTCATGCCGTGCACGCCGAGCGCCAGCATCGTCTTCAAGTCGGCCTGGATCCCGGCCCCTCCACCGGAGTCGGAGCCGGCCACCGTCAGTACGAGAGGCTTCACGACTCGATGTCCCCGAAGTGGTCCCAGCCGCCCTTGCTGTTCCAGGGCGCCCCGTCGACCGTCACCTGGGGCAGCGCGGAGGGGTTGAGGACCTCGCCGATGACCTTCCAGCGGGCCGGCAGCTTCACGTCCGGCGCGAAGGTCGCCACGATCGCGTGGTCCTCTCCCCCGGTGAGCACCCACTGGATGGGGTCGACGCCGACGGCCTGCCCGATGTCGTTCATCTGCGTCGGGACGTCGATCGCGCCCGACCGGATGTCGATGCGGACCTTGCTGGCCTCCGCGATGTGCCCGAGGTCGGCGATCAGCCCGTCGCTGACGTCGCACATCGAGGTCGCGCCGAGCCCGGCCGCCGCCGGACCCGCGTGGTACGGCGGCTCGGGGCGCCGGTGCGCCTCCACGAACGCGCGCGGCGAGCGGAAGCCCCGCGACAGCACCGCGAACCCGGCCGCGGACCAGCCCAGCCAGCCCGTCACGGCGACCACGTCACCGGGCTGCGCACCGCCCCGGGTGATCGGCTCACGGCCGCGCAGATCGCCGAGCGCGGTGATCGACACCATGATCGTGTCGCCTCGTACGACATCGCCGCCGACCACCGAGGCGCCCGCGACCTGGCATTCGTCGCGCAGGCCGTCCATCAGCTCCATGGGCCAGGTGACCGGGAGTTCGGCCGGTACGACCAGGCCGAGGAGCAGCGCGGTCGGTACGGCGCCCATGGCGGCGATGTCCGCGAGGTTCTGCGCGGCGGCCTTGCGTCCGACGTCGTAGGCGGTGGACCAGTCGCGGCGGAAGTGGCGGCCCTCCAGCAGTATGTCGGTGCTCGCCACGACCCTGCGGTCGGGCGCGGCGACGACCGCGGCGTCGTCGCCGGGGCCGACCCGGACCGCGGGGGTGGTGGTGAGCCGGGAAGTGAGCTCCCTGATGAGCCCGAACTCCCCCAACTCACCGACGGTGCCCTTCATCGTTCGTCCTCTTCTCGTGACGGCAGCGCCCGGTCGCGAGCCGTCGGTGTGCTCGGTACGGTCGAGGTGACCGTCGACTTCAGTCGTGCCCGCGCCCCGGCGCAAGGGCCCGGACCTCCGCGGGTCTCCCCGTGGTGAGCGGCGACGCGATACCGTGGCGTTCCTTTTCCCCACATGATCCTCGTGGCCGCCCTGGAGGTTCCGTGGTACAGGCGTACATCCTGATCCAGACGGAGGTCGGCAAGGCGTCGACCGTCGCCGAAGCGATCAGCAAGATCCCTGGAGTGATCCAGGCCGAGGACGTGACAGGACCGTACGACGTGATCGTGCGGGCCCAGGCCGACACGGTCGACGATCTCGGCCGCATGGTGGTCGCCAAAGTCCAGCAAGTGGACGGCATCACCCGCACCCTGACCTGCCCGGTGGTGCATCTGTAGCCCCCGTCTACCCTTGGCCGGTGAACTCTCTCCGCCACCGGCACCGTTCTGTCATCGGGCTGTCCGTGCTCGCCGCGCTGATCACCGTCGCGGGCTGCTCCTCAGCAGACGACAGCGCGTCGGCGACGGTTCCCTCGCCGGGCGCGAAGGTCACCGGGCTGTGCCGGAACCTGGACAAGATGCTGCCGTCGAAGGTCGACGACCTGGGCCGCCGGGATCCCGAGCCCGCGTCCGCGCTGACCGCGGGCTGGGGGAACCCGGCGATCATACTGCGCTGCGGTGTCGTCAGACCCGCCAAGATGAACGACCCGGAGGCCGACGGTGTCGAGGTGAACGGTGTCGGCTGGCTCCTCCAGAAGGAGGACGACGGCTCCTTCCGTTTCACCACGACGCTGCGGAAGGCGTACGTAGAGGTGACCATCCCGAAGGACCGCACCGGAGACGGCATGGCGCCCCTGGTCGACCTCGCGAAGTCCGTCAAGAAGGCGATCCCCGCGGGGATCGCCGACTAGCTCAGCGCAGTCCGGTCGACCGGCGCAGGGCCGCCTGCACCAGCAGGTCCACCAGCTCGCCGTAGGGCACGCCGCTGGCCTCCCACATCTTCGGGTACATCGAGATCGGCGTGAACCCGGGCATCGTGTTGATCTCGTTGATGACGAACTCGCCGTCTTCGGTAAGGAAGAAGTCCGCCCGCACGAGCCCCTCGCAGGAGGCCGCGTCGAAGGCGTCCACCGCGAGCCGCTGGACCTCGGCGGTCTCCTCCGGCGTCAGCGGGGCGGGCA from Streptomyces sp. NBC_01288 carries:
- a CDS encoding DAK2 domain-containing protein, whose protein sequence is MPQVPQTFFDALAVRTWCGLALRALGRAREEIDAINVYPVADGDTGTNLYLTMESAVTAVEAVFDGHGTLTERKPPLADAARAMAHGALIGARGNSGTILAQLLRGMAQVLAADGETAHTDGEGLRFALRRAADSARHAVAHPVEGTVLSVASAAADAADGTDGDCGAVARAAYGGACAALAATPGQLAVLERAGVVDAGGRGLVAVLAALVETFTGEVPVFTVLEAHARVEAVLDSGASEVTPCEGGGPAFEVIYLLEADDSAVTRLRQRLDALGDSLVVVGGDGLWNVHVHVDDAGAAVEAGVEAGRPYRIRITHFGLGDVHTTGAERPPRERAQRAVVAVVPGEGLAGLYGEAGATTVLARPGEPPASGELVAAVRRAHAREVVLLPNDAELRHTAAAAAEQARAEGIRVALIPTRSAVQGIAALAVHEPERRFDEDVVSMTSAAGATRYAEVAVAERQSWTMAGICQAGDVLGLVDGDVAVIGADVTATARAVLDRMLAAGGELVTLVLGDEAPVSVADILEIHVRESYLAVDTVVYRGGRQGALLLIGVE
- the rpmB gene encoding 50S ribosomal protein L28, which codes for MAANCDVCGKGPGFGNNISHSHRRTSRRWNPNIQRVRTVVSGTPKRVNACTSCIKAGKVSR
- the thiD gene encoding bifunctional hydroxymethylpyrimidine kinase/phosphomethylpyrimidine kinase gives rise to the protein MKPLVLTVAGSDSGGGAGIQADLKTMLALGVHGMSVVTAVTAQNSLGVQGAWELPAEAVRAQYRSVVDDIGVQAVKTGMLASAELVETVAGLIGDTDVPTVVDPVGISKHGDSLLAASALDAVRTKLLPVATVATPNLDEVAQLTGVRVESEGQLREAAAAVLSYGPRWVLIKGGHLPGDAVDLLTDGAEEHWLRVPRHDNRHTHGTGCTLASAIASQLAKGESVPEAVTAAKAYVTGAIAAGFALGGGIGPVDHGWALRRELS
- a CDS encoding thiamine-phosphate kinase, which translates into the protein MKGTVGELGEFGLIRELTSRLTTTPAVRVGPGDDAAVVAAPDRRVVASTDILLEGRHFRRDWSTAYDVGRKAAAQNLADIAAMGAVPTALLLGLVVPAELPVTWPMELMDGLRDECQVAGASVVGGDVVRGDTIMVSITALGDLRGREPITRGGAQPGDVVAVTGWLGWSAAGFAVLSRGFRSPRAFVEAHRRPEPPYHAGPAAAGLGATSMCDVSDGLIADLGHIAEASKVRIDIRSGAIDVPTQMNDIGQAVGVDPIQWVLTGGEDHAIVATFAPDVKLPARWKVIGEVLNPSALPQVTVDGAPWNSKGGWDHFGDIES
- a CDS encoding Lrp/AsnC family transcriptional regulator translates to MVQAYILIQTEVGKASTVAEAISKIPGVIQAEDVTGPYDVIVRAQADTVDDLGRMVVAKVQQVDGITRTLTCPVVHL
- a CDS encoding DUF3515 domain-containing protein, giving the protein MNSLRHRHRSVIGLSVLAALITVAGCSSADDSASATVPSPGAKVTGLCRNLDKMLPSKVDDLGRRDPEPASALTAGWGNPAIILRCGVVRPAKMNDPEADGVEVNGVGWLLQKEDDGSFRFTTTLRKAYVEVTIPKDRTGDGMAPLVDLAKSVKKAIPAGIAD